In Candidatus Microthrix subdominans, the DNA window CATCCCAAAGCAGAGCCTGGGCCGTCTGGTTTGACCCGGTCGGGGCCTAGTGGTCGATGGCGAAGCGGGTTTGGCGTTCCATCGGGTCGGCCTCGACGAGCCGCACCGTCACCGCCTGTCCGTCGTCGGCTGCGCCCGAAGCGTCGGCGATCACCGGCGGCTCGGTCACCTGGACCCGAACGCCGTCCCGCCCGTGCGACAGAACAACGGCGGCGAACTCGTCGCCGACCTGGGGTGCCAACACCGCCGCCTCCAGGAGGTCGACCACGGCCCGATCGACGGCGGAGGAGCGTCGGTTGCCGTCGTTGAGGATCTGAGGCAGGTCGTCGAGCACGTCGAGCACCCAGGCCGGGGCCGGACGGGTTTCGTAGGCCGCCAAGGCCAGCTCGGCGGCGTATCGGTCACCGAGGCGCCGCAACGGCGCAGTGACGTGGGCGTAGGGGGCGGCCACCGCAGCGTGCGTGGTCAGCTCCGGCAACTCGCCGTGAAACGCGCTGTACCCGGAGCCACGAAGCCCCTTGGCGGCGGTCAGCATGAGCGCAGCGCCGATGGGGGTGGACGGGTCGAGCGAGCGAACCCATTCGGCGTAGACGTGGGTGGGAGATTGATCTGCGTTGGGCCAGGGCTGACCCAACGCAGTGGATGCCCGCTCGAGTTCCTCGAGGATCTCGGGTTCGGCGTCGGGAAGCGTGCGCAGCAGCCCGGTCTCGGCCCGCAGCATCAGTTGGGCTGCGGCGATGCCGGTGGCCAACGACATCTGGGCGTTCCACTCTTCGGCGGGCAGCGACGGCCTGGCCACCAGTTGCACCTCGCCCGAGCCGGACACCTCGACGTCCTGTTCGGGCAGCTGGAGGCTGACGCCGCCGCGCTGGGCTTGGAGTGCCAGCCGTTGGCTGCCGAAGTCGCGGAGCACCGTGGCCACCTCCAACAGGTCGATCCCTCGGCTGGCGGCGACCTCGAGCGCGTCGCCATTTGGGGCCTGCAAATCGATGGCGTGTCCCGGGGCGGCTGGAGCCTCCGGAGCCGATGCGGTGTACGAGTCGGCGTCAGCGCCCGTGGTGACGTTGTCGCCATCGCTGCCTCCGCCGTCGAGGGTGTCGCTGTCGCTGTCGCCAGCGTGGTCGGCGTCGGCGTCGTCGAGGATGGCTGTGATCACCGAATAGCTCGTGGCTACGCGCACCCGGACGGTGGCTCGCGTCACCTCGGTTTCGCTCAACTCGGCTTCCGCGTCGAAGGTCAGCCGCCACCACATGGCCGGGCGGGCTTCGCCAGGCAGCAGGCTGGCGGCCCCCTCGGACAGGGTTCGGGGGTGGAGGGGGGCCGAGCCGTCGGGCAGGTACAGGGTGCTGCCACGTGCTCGGGAAGCCAGGTCCACTGCGTCGCCGGGCACGATGAACGCGGCCACGTCGGCGATGGCGTAATGCAACACCCAGCCATCCGAGGCGCGCTCCAACGCAAATGCCTGGTCCAGGTCGCGGGCTCCGGGCGGGTCGATGGCAACCAGCGGCAGGTGGGTGGCGTCGACGCGTCCCCCTGCGAACCGGTCGTGAGCCCGTCCGGCCATCTCGGACACCTCGGCGGGGAACTCACCGGGAACGTCGAGATCGCGGCGCAGCTTGGACAGCGCGGAGATCAGCGGTTCGTCATCGATGAGGAGGCGCCGTCGGGGGATGGGCATGGCTCAGTCCTTGGCTTCGACGAAGGTGGCGACCTGCGGCCCGGCCTTGTCGACGAGGTCGTCCAGGCGACGCTCGCCTGCCGGGTCGTCCTTCAGCGTGGCGTCGAAGAAGTTGAGGGTGCCCTTCGTGACCACGGCGGAGTACGGGTCGTCCAGTCCTTGAATGTAGGGGGGAATGTGTTCGCCACCGACCAGGGTGATCAGCCCCCACGGCGGGCCGATCGCCGCAGCGGTGGCCAGAGCAGCGCCGTAGCTCACCGTTTCGTCGGCGTCACCGTGGACGATCAACAGCGGCGGCCCGTCCTCGATCGGCGGACCGCCGTCGGCCAAGACGTCCAAGTACGACCCGGCCCACTCGGCCACAGCGCCGATCCGATCGTCGCGAAGCTTCGGGTTGTAAGCGGCGGCCAGCGAGGTGAAGCCGCCGAGGGAGTGCCCGGCGAGGCCGATCCGTTCGGGGTCGATCATGCCCGCCAGTGGGTTGTCAGCGTCGAAGGCAAGGGCCCAGTCGACCAGAAACGACACGTCGGCAGGTTGGTTGACCAGATCCTCGGTCTTGGGCTGGCCGGGGGACAGGGCGCTGGTCAGCGGGAAGGTGGGCACGACGACGACGTAGCCCGCCGACGCCCACAGCTTGAGAGTGTTGACGTAGGCGGGGCCGGTGCCGCCTCTGCCGTGAGAGAAGACGATCAACGGCCAGGGGCCGGGCTGCGGCTCGGCCTGATGGACGACCTCCACAGCGTCGTTCGCTGTCTTGGAGCTTGTGTCGCCGGCACCGTCGGCCGCCGGGTAGAGGACCAGCGTGGGCAGTGTCCGTTCGGGCAACTCGTTTTGCCCTCCCCACGCGTCGGTCGTGCGGCTGGTGTCGACGACATCGAAGTTGTCGGAGCCGACCGCATAGGTCCCGATCCGGGCGACCGTGTCGACGGTGGTGGTCGCAGTGGTCTCACCGGGAAGGGCCTCCGGTTCGGGCGAGGCGGCCGAAGGCGTGGTCGCCGGCTGGGTCGAACCTGCTGCGGGGGAGGCGCAGCCGTATGCTCCGACGACCAACGCCGCGGCGGCGATCGACCGCCGGACGCCCCGGCGCCATGGCGCCGGCAACCGGGAAACCGCTCGGGGTTCCTCGGCGAGGTCATGGCGGGGGCATTGCAACATGGGCGACAGCGTATGGTCGCCTTGGTCGTCGGCAACGCCAGGTACGCTCGATTTTTATGGTTGGGGTTCAACGAGTTGGGGGTCGGGTTGCTGAGCGATCGAAGTCGAGCCTCCCGATGTTCCGTGCTTCGATGACGCTCCTCAGCCTGCCCGGATGACCAGCGCTCTCAACCGCCGCTTGGTCACTGTTCCAGCCACCTGGTTCATCACGTTGGCCTTGATCGTGCTGGCCCCGCTGGCGTTGCCCGTTCTCGTCGTGGTCGATCTGCTTCGGGCGCGACCCCGCCTGCCCCTCGCCCGGGGTTGGGTGTTCGGCCTCGCCTACGGGCTGCTCGAGTCGGCGATGCTGGTGGTCGTCGCCGGGCTGTGGGTGCTCACCGGATTCGGGTTGGCGATGTCCACCCGATGGGCCCAGCGGCTGCACTACTCGCTGCAGCGTTGGTGGGTGGGGCGCCTCCTCCGCCTGCTCGAAGCCGTGCTCGGGCTTCGCTTCTCGATCGAGGGAATCGAGGCGCTGCGCCCCGGCCCGGTGATCGTCTTCGGCCGGCACGTCAGCTTGGTCGATACCTTGTTTCCGGCTCTGGCTCTGGCCGATTCCGGTCTCTCGCTGCGCTATGTACTCAAGCGTGAGCTGGAGATCGTGCCGCTGCTGGACGTGGTCGGACACCGCCTGCCCAACTATTTCGCCGATCGCTCCGGCACCGACACCGAGCGCGAGTTGGCGGCGCTCTCGGCGCTGGCGACCGATCTGGGCCCCGACGACTCGGTCGTGATCTTTCCCGAGGGAACCCGAGGCACCGCCGACAAGCGGGCCCGGGCGGTCGAACGTCTCGGCGAGCGTCACCCCGAGTTGGCCGAGCAGGCTGCCTCGTTGAGGCATACGATGCCGCCGCGCTGGGGCGGGGCATTCGCCCTGCTGGACGCTGCACCGGACGCCGATGTCGTCGTGTTCGTGCACCACGGGTTGGATGGCCTGAGCGGGCTGCGGACGATCTTGGCGGCTCTGCCCTTTCGGCACCCGGTCACCGTTGAGCTGTGGCGGATCCCGCGAGCGGGGATCCCCGAGGACCGCGACGAACGTCGCCGGTGGCTCTTCGACCTGTGGACCCGCATGGACGCCTGGGTCGACTCGGCTGTCCAGGCCCGGCTGTAACCTTCGATCGTGACTGGGCGGTCGGTATTTCGGGTGGCGTGTTGGAACATCCACCACGGCGCCCCAGGCTCGAAGTGGTTGGCCAACCACGTCAGCCTGACCTCCGGCATCGCTCAGCTCGATGCCGATGTGGTCGTGCTGTGCGAGGTGGACCTGCGGGTGTGGCGGTCCTGGTTTCGTGATCAGGCCCAGCTGGTGGGGCAGCGTCTGGGCTACCACGTGCTCTTTGCTCCGGCGCGCCGCCTGTCGCCGGGTTTGTATGGAAACGCGTTGCTCAGCCGCACCCCTCCGTGCCGGACCGAGGTGCTGGCGCTGCCGGCCCGCCGAGGCGTCGAAACCCGATCGGCGGTGCTCACCTCGATCCCGGTCGCCGGTGCTTCGGTGACCGTCGTCGGCACCCATCTGCAGAATGCTGGCTCAGATGGTCGGGGCCACGCCGACGCGCTCGCCCAGCTCGGCGTCGTGAACGACGCAATGAAGTCGCGTCCGTCGCCGGCCGTGCTCACCGGCGACCTCAACCTGCTCGCATCCGACGTCGAGCCGGCCTTCGAGCAGGCGGGCCTCAGCGCCGTCCCGACCGGGCCGACCTTCCCGTTTCCGTCGCCTCGCCGGCGGATCGACTGGATGGGGGTGCGCGGGCTGGAGGTGGTGTCCTCGGGCACCGTGCCGGTCTACGGCAGTGATCACCTGGCGATCAGCGCCGACCTGAAGCCGAGCGACGACCTTGGCTGAGCAGCCCCCAGCGCGTTACTGAGAACCGCTCCAGGCTGGATCGATCCGGTGCCATGACCGTCCGGGCCGCGGGTACCTTTCGTTGACGACCCAGGGAGAGCTATGAAAAACCGACTGATCATGCTGATCGTCCTGACAGCGATGGTTGGCGCCGCCTGCTCCACCGGCCTCGTCGCTGAGAGCGCGGACGTCAAACCTGGCGCGATCGTCATCGACCGCACCGATCGGCCCGAGCAGCCCACCCGGCCAGCCGAAGGCGAGAATGCCCGGCCCTACCTGGAGACGGTCGACCTGTCGATCGCCGACATTCAGGACTTTTGGTCCAACCAGATGCCGAAGGCCTTTGGCCAGGAGTTCCAGAAGATCCCCAGCTCGAAGATCTTCGCCTACAACAGCTCCACCCCGCCGCCGGCGTGCGGGACTGGAGAGCAGCCCTCCTACGAGGCCTTGGCGGGTAATGCGTTCTATTGCAGCGAAGAGCAGTTCATCGCCTTCGACGACGAGAACCTGTTTCCACAGCTGTACGAAAAGTACGGCAGCTATGCGGTGGCGATGGTGCTGGCCCACGAATGGGGTCACGCGGTGCAGGACCAGCTGGGCATGGCCGATGGCAGCGTGCCCACCGTGTACCTCGAGCAGCAGTCCGACTGCTTCGCCGGCGCGTGGACCAAGTGGGTCGACGACGGCAAGAGCGACAACCTCAGCCTGTCCGAGGGCAGCCTCGACGCCGCCCTCGGAGGCATGCTTGCGTTTCGGGACGAGCCGGGCACCCGCCCGGACGACCCGGCCGCCCACGGCTCCGGCTTCGATCGGGTGCGCGCTTTTCGGGACGGCTTCACCTCCGGCGTCAAGGCCTGCGCCGACTATGTGACCAACCCGCCCGAGCTAACGCAGCTGCCGTTTCGGACCGAGGGAGAGTACCGGAGCGGCGGAAACCTGGACTACGGCCAACTCATCGAGCTGCTCGTCCCCGACTTCGATCTGTGGATGACGCGTGAGTTTCCCTCCTTTGAGGCACTCAGCACCGCCGTGGGATTCGACCCGTCGGCCGGGGACGTCAGCTGTGGCGACACCACGCTCAGCGGAGCGGATGCGACCGGCAAGATCTTCTACTGCGCCAGCGACAACTCGATCCGCTGGGACGAACCGTGGCTCGCCGGCATCAACGATGAGTCCGGCGACTTCGCCACCGGGTTACTGCTCGGCATGCAGTACGGCGTGGCGCTGCAATCCCAGACGGGAATGAGCGACGACGACATTGGCTCGGAGGACAGCATCAAGCAGCGGGCGTGCCTCGTTGGCGCCTATTCCGGCTCGCTGATCGACGAATTGACCAACCCGACCGAAGGCCGCGACCTCTCGATCTCGGGCGGCGACCTGGACGAGGCCCTGGCATCGTTGATCAGCTTCACTGCGCCCGATCACGTTGACGAGTCCGGGTCCAGCCTGGCCTTCGACCGCATCGAGGCCTTCCAGAACGGGGTGTTGGACGGCGTGAGCTCGTGCGGCATCGGCGGCTGAGCCGCTTCCGCCACACTGCGTTCTCCCTCAGGCCAACGCGGCCCGGACCTCCGGCAGGTCGTCACGATGGGTCAGCCCGATCCATCGGCCCGACGATCGGACCACCCGAATGCTGAGGCCGTCGTCGGCCATCATGCGGGCGATCTCGGTCGGCAGCAGAAACTCGTCGTCGGGGTCCGGGTGTCCGGCGAGGAACTGCTCGAATCGCTCGGCCATGAGGCCGGCGGTCCAGGCGGGCAGCCCCCACAGGTTCATCGAAGCAGGGGTATCGTCGGGATACGTCGCGCCGTCGTCGTCGCTGACGCCGATCCCGCTGGGGTGGGCGAACAACCCGTGGGTCTCGACCACCGACTTCAGTCGGGCATCGGTGACCTCGCAGATCCCCCGGGAGACGCCGCCGTGGTCGCTGAGCGTCCCGGCGAGTTCGAAGCTGACCAGCACCCCGTCGTTGGGCTGTTCGGCAAGGCTGGTCGCCAACAGCTGCAACGACGGGTCGCCGTACAGGTCGTCGCCGTTCGCCACCCCGTACGGTCCGTCGAGCACATCGGCACACGCTCCGACCGCGTGAGCGGTACCCCAGGGGCGCTCGCGAGTCGGGCCGGCGAGATCCTGGCGGACCGACACCACCTCGAGCCCGCTGACGTACTGGTCGGCGGCCTCGAGTAACCGCTGTTCGACCTCTGCGCGGGAGACCAGGATCAGGCGCTCGATCCCGGCGCGTTGGGCCTGAGCAGCGGTGATGGCGAAGATCGGCTCGTCGTTCGGGCCGACCGGCTCCAGCTGCTTGGGCCCGCCAAAGCGACTGCCCAGCCCGCCCGCGAGGAGGATGAGTGAGTGTGCGATCAGGTTTCCTTTCGGGTTCGGCTGCGCTCGAGTTCGGCGGAAACGCCCTCCAGCATGCACTGCACGCCCAGGCCAAATTCAGCGGCACGGTCCTCGGGCGTCGTCCCGATTGACGAGGCGACCAGCGGCAGATCCTCGTCGCTGATCGAGGTGCGAAACTCGGCCACCGCGTTGGGATCGTAGCCATCGAACATCAGCGGCGATGCCCCCACTTCGGTGAGTGCGTGGCCGATGGCGAAGGCCACGAACACGTTGATCACCTGACGGGAGCGGTCGAGGGTGAAGCCTGCGTCGACCAGCGTGGCGAGCCCGAGCTCGACCAGCGCCATCGTGTTGCTGCTCATCACCGGACGGGTGGCGATGACCGGTAGCAGGTTGGGGTGGGACAACAGCGCCGATCGCAGGGCATCCATGGCGCCGACCACTTGGTCTTGCCACCGCTCGGCTGCCAGGTCGAGCACCATTTCGCCGTAGACCCGTTCGACCATCAGGTCGAGCAGCGCCGCCTTGGACTTCACGTGGTGATACAACGACATCGCCTCTACCCCGAGCCGCCGCGCCAGCTTGCGCATCGACAAGGCGTCGAGGCCTTCGTCGTCGACCAGCTCGACGGCGGCCCACACGATGCGGTCGGGGGTGAGAGGCTCGCTGGGGCTCATCGTGCGGAGGCTACCTACCCAGGCCCGGCGCACCGGTAACGAGGCTACCTACCCAGGCCCAGCGCGCCTGTAATGAGGGAGGTGCCTCAGATGTCTTCACACAGCGAAGCCGGATCGTCGCTCGGCCCTTCGACGAGCACCCAGCCGAGCTCCGGGTCGGAGCGCAGTAGCCACCAGCGGCCTCGCCGATCGATGCGAAGCTGGCGGCCGGTTGGGCCCGAAGTGATCAAGTTGGCGCGTTGGCGGACGCGGCCGCCCAGAGCGGTGGCCCCGTCGGCCAGATCATCAGGGTCGGCCTCGAACCGGTCGAGCAGCACCGCCACCCCTGCCTCCCCGGCCAGCACCCGCGCTCGGCGTCGGACCTCGAGCTCTTCGTTGCTCAGGCCGCTGCGCTTGGCGACGGTAGTTGGCGCCAGCCCCCGCTCAACCAGCCGCTCGGCCAGTACGCCCAGGCCTCCGTCCGCCTCCGGAGGGGCATCGTCGAGGAGGGCGGCGGCACGGTGGGCGGCCAGGTCGGCCAGCGCTCCGAGCCCGGCCCGGCTCAGACCGCTGTCGGCCGGCGGTGCATCCACCCGGACACGCTCGCTCGGTGGCCGGTGGGATGCGAGCGCCGGGGCCTGACGGTGCCGGCTCCAGGCGGTGGCTGCGGCGATCCCGGGATCGCGCGCCCGGGGCCATCCGGCCGGGGTTTCGTCCAGCTGGGCCCCGCCCCCCAGCTCCACCCGATCGACGCCGCGGAGCATCAAAAGGAGCAGCGGGTCGGAGGCGATCTCGTCGGCAAGGGCGACGAGCAAGGCGGCGAGGTGCTTACAGGATTCGCGCCCGCAGCTGCACTCGGCCGACAGGTCGTGCTGTGAAGGCATTGGGTCAGCCTGCATCTCGATGAGCGCCTGGCGAAGACGGATGTGAGCGCGCCCCGACATGAGCGACCGCTCCAACTCGGCGTCGCCGGACAACGAGGCGCGGGCACGAGCCCAGCGGGCCGGGCCCCATCTGCGCACGGTGAGGACCGTGCGTCTGCCCGATGAGCGATCCTCGGCAACCACCTGGCCGGGTTCCATCGACAACGGGAGCGGCGGGTCGGCAGTGGCCGGCTCGCCGGTGGGCTCGTCGCCGAACAGGGCCGAGGCGGCGCTGTCGTCGCCGTCGAGCGACCCCTGGGCGCCAGCGCCTCGATTGCGCGCCAGGCTGACCGACCGGGGGGCCACGCCCAGGCATTCGGCGGCGGCTTGCAGCCATTGGCCGTGCCAGCCGAGGTGGTTCGGTGAGCCGGCGGCCGAGCCCGGTGCGTTCTCCGGTGGTGTGGTCATCGTGGGTTCCTCGAACCGGTTCTCGTCATCGCCACTCCTGCAGCGTTGCTGACGCCTTGGTCCGCCGATGGATCATGCCGCGTCCTCCGAGGATGCTGCGCCCCCCGGGCGCTGGCGGCGCAGCAACTCGCCGAGCTCGCCGTCGTTGAGCCCTCCGATCCATCCGTCGACCCCGGTGCCCATCACCGCTCCCGCCAGCTGTCGCTTCTGGCCGAGCACCTCGGCGACCCGTTCCTCGAGGGTTCCCTCGGAGATGAGTCGGTGCACCGACACCGTGGCCGTCTGGCCGATCCGGTGGGCCCGATCGGTCGCCTGATCCTCGACGGCGGGGTTCCACCAGCGGTCGTAGTGGATCACCTGGGTGGCCCGGGTGAGGGTCAACCCGGTGCCGGCCGCCCGAAGCGAGCAGACCAACACGTCGATGTGACCGGCCTGAAATTCATCGGTGAGCCGCTGTCGCTCGGTGGGGCTCAACGAACCGTGGAGGATGGCGTGGCTGATGCCCCGCTCGCTGAGATGCGAGGCGAGCAGCTTGGCCATCACCACGTACTGGGTGAAGACCAGGGTGGGCTCGGAGCGGTCGTCGCTGCGGGCCTCGCTGGCCGAGTCGATCAGGTCGTCGAACGCTTCGAGCTTGGCTGAGCGGCCGTCGAGGGCGCTGCCGTCGTCCAGATAATGGGCCGGGTGGTTGCAGATCTGCTTGAGCGACGTCAACAACGCCAGCACCAGGCCCCGTCGGACGATCCCCTCGGCGTGGGCGATGCGGTCGAGCGCTTCGCCCACGGCGGCGTCGTACAGGGCCCCCTGTTCGGTGGTGAGGCCGACGACGACGTCGCGCTCGATCTTGTTGGGCAGCTCCGGTGCGATCAGCGGGTCGGCCTTGGTGCGGCGCAGCACCAGTGGAGCGATGCGCTGGCGCAGCTCGGCGTTGCTGGCCTGGCTGCCGTGCCGTTCGATCGGGTCGGCGAATCGGTTGCGGAAGTCGGCGTAGGTGCCGAGCAGCCCGGGGGTGACCCAGTCGATCAGTGACCACAGATCGCCGAGCTGGTTCTCGACCGGGGTGCCGGTGAGGGCCAGACGAAACCGTCCGGGCACACGCCGAAGCGAACGGGCTGCGCGGGAGACCGGGTTTTTCACCGCTTGGGCCTCGTCGGCGACGATCATCCCCCAGGCGCGTTGTCCCAGCTCGCCGTGGTCGCGTCGCAGCACGCCGTAGGTGGTGATCACCACCTCGTCATCGCGCAGGGCTTCCAGGTCGCGTCGGGTGCCGTGATAGCGGCGCACCGGCGTGTCGGGGGCGAAGCGTTGGAACTCCCGTTCCCAGGTGCCGAGCAGGGAGGTGGGTGCCACCACCAGCGTGGGGCCAAGCGGCTGCGATCGGCCCGAACCGGTGGGTGGCGTGGCGGAGGCGTCGACGGCAGCTTCGTCGGCGGCGGGATCGCCGCCGGCGACATGGCCGACGCTGCCGACAGCTGGGTCGGCAGCTGGGTCGGTGGTTCCGGCGTGGCCCGGGGGGCGGGCGAGCGGGGGTACCTCGGGCGCGTTCGGGCCGTGGAGCAAGGCGTGGACGGCGATGGTCTGGAGGGTTTTGCCCAGACCCATGTCGTCGGCGAGCACACCGCCCATGCCCAGTTCCGCCAACCCCGCCATCCACGCCACGCCTCGCGTTTGATAGTGGCGCAGCTCCGCTTCGAGGCCGGGAATGTCGAGCGGGACGGCCGGTTGCTCCTCGGCCAGCGCAACTAGCCGGCGGGCGCGAGCGACCAGCTCCGGCGATGCCACCACCTGAGGATCGGCCGCATGGGCATCGTCGAGGGCGAGGGTGCCCAGCCCGGCGTCCAGTGCGGCAGCTTCAGGTTGGTCGGCGTTGCCGACGGCCGAAAGACCGGCCATCAGCTGGGCCATCGCCGCTCCGACGGTGGTCTCCGGACCCCGGCCTTGGACCTTCCTCGCCAGCTGGTCGGGAACGCGCACCCATCCGTCCGGCGTGCGGATCAACGGTCGGCGTGCCGACAACAGCTGATCGAGCTCGTCGGCGCTCAGCTGCCGACCCCCGACGTGGGCCCGCCAGCGGGTATCGCACAGCTCCTCCAGGCCGAAGGCCCCGGAGGTGGGCGGGCGTAGCTCCACCCGCACGTCGACGGTGCCCAACGACGCGTCCTCGGGCCAAAACAACTTGATGCCGGCGCGCTTGAGATCATCGGTGGCGTCGATCAGCGCATCGAGCTGATCGTCGGTCAGCTCGGTGTCGGTCGGGTGGTCGACTGCAGCCAGCTCGGGGGGGACCACCCAATGACGTCCGGCGCGCGCCAGCTCGCTGCGCAGATCCTCCCAGGGGGTCGGCCCCAGGCGGTGGCGTTCGTCGCTCCCGAGTAACTGACCGGCCGGCACCGCAACGCTGGGGTGGGCCCGGCTGCGCAGGCGCAGGTGAAGATGCCAGGGCCCGCCGGGCGAGTCCTTGGTCGGCGGCGCCAAGCACAGCTCGAGAGCGGCACCCCGGCATCGGGTCGAGATCGACTTGGCCGCCCAGGTGCGCAGGTGGGGCACGCGGGTGGGGGAGTCGGCGGCGTAGACGTGGCTGGCGGTGAGCGCCTCCGACGATGCACCTCGTGGCAGCGAGTCGGCCAAGGCATCCCAGACCGCAGCCACCGTGGCCTCGGGGCTCGCCACGCGTTGGCCGCTGCGGGTGCCCGGTAGCGGGGTGGCGAGGAGCTCGGGCGGAAGACAGGTTGCCAGGGCGCTCATGGTGGCCTGGTCCTCCGGCCCGAGTGGAGCCACGGTCCAGGCATCCCATCCCACCGGAGTGACGCAGGGGAGCACGCGTCCGGCGGCGATCAAGGCCAAGCCGGCCCGTACGGTCTCGCTCAGGGCGCGCTGGGAGCTGCTGGCGCCGGCGGAGGTTGCCAGCAGCTGGGGTACCAGATCGATCAGCGGCACCAGGTGAACGATCGTGTCGGTGGCCGATGGTTTGTCGCCGCCCCGGGCGGGGAGCACCA includes these proteins:
- a CDS encoding neutral zinc metallopeptidase, coding for MKNRLIMLIVLTAMVGAACSTGLVAESADVKPGAIVIDRTDRPEQPTRPAEGENARPYLETVDLSIADIQDFWSNQMPKAFGQEFQKIPSSKIFAYNSSTPPPACGTGEQPSYEALAGNAFYCSEEQFIAFDDENLFPQLYEKYGSYAVAMVLAHEWGHAVQDQLGMADGSVPTVYLEQQSDCFAGAWTKWVDDGKSDNLSLSEGSLDAALGGMLAFRDEPGTRPDDPAAHGSGFDRVRAFRDGFTSGVKACADYVTNPPELTQLPFRTEGEYRSGGNLDYGQLIELLVPDFDLWMTREFPSFEALSTAVGFDPSAGDVSCGDTTLSGADATGKIFYCASDNSIRWDEPWLAGINDESGDFATGLLLGMQYGVALQSQTGMSDDDIGSEDSIKQRACLVGAYSGSLIDELTNPTEGRDLSISGGDLDEALASLISFTAPDHVDESGSSLAFDRIEAFQNGVLDGVSSCGIGG
- a CDS encoding NTP transferase domain-containing protein encodes the protein MHAGGRFRRTRAQPNPKGNLIAHSLILLAGGLGSRFGGPKQLEPVGPNDEPIFAITAAQAQRAGIERLILVSRAEVEQRLLEAADQYVSGLEVVSVRQDLAGPTRERPWGTAHAVGACADVLDGPYGVANGDDLYGDPSLQLLATSLAEQPNDGVLVSFELAGTLSDHGGVSRGICEVTDARLKSVVETHGLFAHPSGIGVSDDDGATYPDDTPASMNLWGLPAWTAGLMAERFEQFLAGHPDPDDEFLLPTEIARMMADDGLSIRVVRSSGRWIGLTHRDDLPEVRAALA
- a CDS encoding endonuclease/exonuclease/phosphatase family protein, which produces MTGRSVFRVACWNIHHGAPGSKWLANHVSLTSGIAQLDADVVVLCEVDLRVWRSWFRDQAQLVGQRLGYHVLFAPARRLSPGLYGNALLSRTPPCRTEVLALPARRGVETRSAVLTSIPVAGASVTVVGTHLQNAGSDGRGHADALAQLGVVNDAMKSRPSPAVLTGDLNLLASDVEPAFEQAGLSAVPTGPTFPFPSPRRRIDWMGVRGLEVVSSGTVPVYGSDHLAISADLKPSDDLG
- a CDS encoding TetR/AcrR family transcriptional regulator C-terminal domain-containing protein; its protein translation is MSPSEPLTPDRIVWAAVELVDDEGLDALSMRKLARRLGVEAMSLYHHVKSKAALLDLMVERVYGEMVLDLAAERWQDQVVGAMDALRSALLSHPNLLPVIATRPVMSSNTMALVELGLATLVDAGFTLDRSRQVINVFVAFAIGHALTEVGASPLMFDGYDPNAVAEFRTSISDEDLPLVASSIGTTPEDRAAEFGLGVQCMLEGVSAELERSRTRKET
- a CDS encoding DEAD/DEAH box helicase, producing the protein MVDTPPPSRSAVQRPALPPAAEVTLSAADPPRRSMVACWLPGTERAQEDLFTLPSEAPALPGEPTLFTLVLPARGGDKPSATDTIVHLVPLIDLVPQLLATSAGASSSQRALSETVRAGLALIAAGRVLPCVTPVGWDAWTVAPLGPEDQATMSALATCLPPELLATPLPGTRSGQRVASPEATVAAVWDALADSLPRGASSEALTASHVYAADSPTRVPHLRTWAAKSISTRCRGAALELCLAPPTKDSPGGPWHLHLRLRSRAHPSVAVPAGQLLGSDERHRLGPTPWEDLRSELARAGRHWVVPPELAAVDHPTDTELTDDQLDALIDATDDLKRAGIKLFWPEDASLGTVDVRVELRPPTSGAFGLEELCDTRWRAHVGGRQLSADELDQLLSARRPLIRTPDGWVRVPDQLARKVQGRGPETTVGAAMAQLMAGLSAVGNADQPEAAALDAGLGTLALDDAHAADPQVVASPELVARARRLVALAEEQPAVPLDIPGLEAELRHYQTRGVAWMAGLAELGMGGVLADDMGLGKTLQTIAVHALLHGPNAPEVPPLARPPGHAGTTDPAADPAVGSVGHVAGGDPAADEAAVDASATPPTGSGRSQPLGPTLVVAPTSLLGTWEREFQRFAPDTPVRRYHGTRRDLEALRDDEVVITTYGVLRRDHGELGQRAWGMIVADEAQAVKNPVSRAARSLRRVPGRFRLALTGTPVENQLGDLWSLIDWVTPGLLGTYADFRNRFADPIERHGSQASNAELRQRIAPLVLRRTKADPLIAPELPNKIERDVVVGLTTEQGALYDAAVGEALDRIAHAEGIVRRGLVLALLTSLKQICNHPAHYLDDGSALDGRSAKLEAFDDLIDSASEARSDDRSEPTLVFTQYVVMAKLLASHLSERGISHAILHGSLSPTERQRLTDEFQAGHIDVLVCSLRAAGTGLTLTRATQVIHYDRWWNPAVEDQATDRAHRIGQTATVSVHRLISEGTLEERVAEVLGQKRQLAGAVMGTGVDGWIGGLNDGELGELLRRQRPGGAASSEDAA
- a CDS encoding RNB domain-containing ribonuclease, translated to MPIPRRRLLIDDEPLISALSKLRRDLDVPGEFPAEVSEMAGRAHDRFAGGRVDATHLPLVAIDPPGARDLDQAFALERASDGWVLHYAIADVAAFIVPGDAVDLASRARGSTLYLPDGSAPLHPRTLSEGAASLLPGEARPAMWWRLTFDAEAELSETEVTRATVRVRVATSYSVITAILDDADADHAGDSDSDTLDGGGSDGDNVTTGADADSYTASAPEAPAAPGHAIDLQAPNGDALEVAASRGIDLLEVATVLRDFGSQRLALQAQRGGVSLQLPEQDVEVSGSGEVQLVARPSLPAEEWNAQMSLATGIAAAQLMLRAETGLLRTLPDAEPEILEELERASTALGQPWPNADQSPTHVYAEWVRSLDPSTPIGAALMLTAAKGLRGSGYSAFHGELPELTTHAAVAAPYAHVTAPLRRLGDRYAAELALAAYETRPAPAWVLDVLDDLPQILNDGNRRSSAVDRAVVDLLEAAVLAPQVGDEFAAVVLSHGRDGVRVQVTEPPVIADASGAADDGQAVTVRLVEADPMERQTRFAIDH
- a CDS encoding 1-acyl-sn-glycerol-3-phosphate acyltransferase, with the translated sequence MTSALNRRLVTVPATWFITLALIVLAPLALPVLVVVDLLRARPRLPLARGWVFGLAYGLLESAMLVVVAGLWVLTGFGLAMSTRWAQRLHYSLQRWWVGRLLRLLEAVLGLRFSIEGIEALRPGPVIVFGRHVSLVDTLFPALALADSGLSLRYVLKRELEIVPLLDVVGHRLPNYFADRSGTDTERELAALSALATDLGPDDSVVIFPEGTRGTADKRARAVERLGERHPELAEQAASLRHTMPPRWGGAFALLDAAPDADVVVFVHHGLDGLSGLRTILAALPFRHPVTVELWRIPRAGIPEDRDERRRWLFDLWTRMDAWVDSAVQARL